A single Flavobacterium sp. 1 DNA region contains:
- a CDS encoding CBS domain-containing protein has product MRQHVPVSTIMTKDLVKLTIKDDLTKAESLFKHYKIRHIPVVNGATIIGMLSYTDLLRISFADAIDDDEEIVDTTVYNMFTVEQVMAKKLVTITPETTIKEAAEILAKKEFHALPVCEDHVLVGIITTTDLIKYLINQYN; this is encoded by the coding sequence ATGAGACAGCATGTTCCAGTATCAACTATTATGACCAAAGATTTGGTTAAACTAACGATCAAGGATGATTTAACGAAGGCTGAATCTCTTTTTAAGCATTACAAAATCAGGCATATTCCTGTAGTAAACGGAGCTACTATAATTGGAATGCTGAGTTACACAGATTTGTTGCGAATCTCTTTTGCAGATGCAATTGATGACGATGAAGAGATTGTAGATACCACCGTTTACAATATGTTTACGGTAGAGCAGGTAATGGCCAAAAAGCTAGTGACTATTACGCCAGAGACCACTATTAAAGAAGCGGCTGAGATATTAGCAAAAAAAGAATTTCATGCTTTACCCGTATGTGAAGATCATGTATTGGTTGGGATAATAACGACAACTGATTTGATAAAGTATTTAATTAATCAGTATAATTAA